In the genome of Xenopus laevis strain J_2021 chromosome 1S, Xenopus_laevis_v10.1, whole genome shotgun sequence, one region contains:
- the crygdl.16.S gene encoding gamma-crystallin-1-like, with protein MGKIFFYEERNFQGRHYECGSDCSDLSSYFNRCNSIRVEGGNWILYEHPSYKGNQYYLWKGEYPDFQRWMGFNDSIRSCRFLPNHHGQYKMRIYERGDYQGQMMEFFDDCPNTYDQFRFHDIHSCNVFDGHWMFYEEPNYRGRQYYLRNGEYRRYNDWGASSPRIGSFRRVYHKF; from the exons ATGGGAAAG aTCTTCTTCTACGAGGAAAGGAACTTCCAAGGTCGCCACTATGAGTGTGGCTCAGACTGTTCCGACCTGTCCTCATACTTCAATCGCTGTAACTCCATCAGGGTAGAGGGTGGAAACTGGATCCTCTATGAACACCCCAGTTATAAGGGAAACCAATATTACCTCTGGAAAGGAGAATACCCAGATTTTCAGAGATGGATGGGCTTCAATGACTCCATTAGATCTTGTCGCTTTCTTCCCAAT CACCATGGCCAATACAAAATGAGAATCTACGAAAGAGGAGACTACCAAGGCCAGATGATGGAGTTCTTTGATGACTGCCCCAATACTTATGATCAATTCCGTTTCCATGAcattcactcctgcaatgtgtttgatggCCACTGGATGTTCTACGAGGAACCCAACTACAGAGGACGTCAGTACTACCTGAGAAATGGAGAATACAGGAGATACAATGATTGGGGAGCCTCAAGTCCTAGAATTGGCTCATTTAGAAGAGTTTATCACAAGTTTTAA
- the crygdl.17.S gene encoding gamma-crystallin-1-like has protein sequence MGKIFFYEERNFQGRHYECSSDCSDLSSYFNRCNSIRVEGGNWILYEHPSYRGHQYYLWKGEYPDFQKWMGFNDSIRSCRFLSNHQGQYKMRIYERGDFQGQMMEFFDDCPNTYDRFRFNDIHSCNVFDGNWMFYEEPNYRGRQYYLRSGEYRKYNDWGASSPRIGSFRRVHHMF, from the exons ATGGGAAAG ATCTTCTTCTACGAGGAAAGGAACTTCCAAGGGCGCCACTATGAGTGTAGCTCAGACTGTTCTGACCTGTCCTCATACTTCAATCGCTGCAACTCCATCAGGGTAGAGGGTGGAAACTGGATCCTCTATGAGCACCCCAGTTACAGGGGACACCAGTATTATCTCTGGAAAGGAGAATACCCAGACTTTCAGAAATGGATGGGCTTCAATGACTCCATCAGGTCCTGCCGCTTTCTCTCCAAT caCCAAGGTCAATACAAAATGAGAATCTATGAAAGAGGAGACTTCCAAGGACAGATGATGGAGTTCTTTGATGACTGCCCCAATACTTATGACCGATTCCGTTTCAATGAcattcactcctgcaatgtgtttgatggAAACTGGATGTTCTACGAGGAACCCAACTACAGGGGGCGTCAGTACTACCTGAGATCAGGAGAATACAGGAAATACAATGACTGGGGAGCCTCAAGTCCCAGAATTGGATCCTTCAGAAGAGTTCATCACATGTTTTAA